The following are encoded together in the Ictidomys tridecemlineatus isolate mIctTri1 chromosome X, mIctTri1.hap1, whole genome shotgun sequence genome:
- the LOC101964922 gene encoding RNA polymerase II subunit A C-terminal domain phosphatase SSU72, with protein MAEACGWKYRMAMDLRWSRLRVAVVCSNNLNRSMVAHRLLRKQGFNVRSFGTGAHVRLPGPAPGKQNVYDFRTTYDEMFHDLLMKDGNFYAQNGTLRMLDRNSRIKLRPERFQDCEDEFDLIFTCKELVYDQVVEVLNSREQVTCRPVHVINVDIVDNHREATRGGLIIWEICMCILHLSDMENDLDGMLQNFEKKTGKAFLHTVCFY; from the coding sequence ATGGCTGAAGCCTGTGGGTGGAAGTACAGGATGGCGATGGATCTGCGTTGGTCACGTCTGCGGGTGGCTGTCGTGTGCTCCAATAACCTGAACCGGAGCATGGTGGCTCACCGCCTCCTCAGGAAACAAGGATTCAATGTCCGGTCCTTTGGAACAGGAGCTCACGTGAGGCTTCCAGGACCAGCACCTGGCAAGCAAAATGTTTATGATTTCAGAACCACATATGATGAGATGTTCCACGATCTTCTTATGAAGGATGGAAACTTCTATGCACAGAATGGCACTTTACGTATGTTAGACAGAAATAGTAGAATCAAGCTCCGGCCAGAAAGGTTCCAGGACTGTGAAGATGAGTTTGATTTGATCTTCACATGTAAAGAGCTAGTCTACGACCAGGTGGTGGAAGTTCTTAATTCCAGAGAACAGGTAACCTGCCGTCCAGTGCACGTGATCAACGTGGACATCGTGGACAACCATAGAGAGGCCACCCGGGGAGGGCTCATTATCTGGGAGATCTGCATGTGTATCCTGCACTTGAGTGACATGGAGAATGACCTCGATGGCATGCTGCAAAATTTTGAGAAGAAGACTGGCAAGGCTTTCCTGCACACTGTCTGCTTTTACTGA